A genomic segment from Corythoichthys intestinalis isolate RoL2023-P3 chromosome 2, ASM3026506v1, whole genome shotgun sequence encodes:
- the her9 gene encoding hairy-related 9 — MPSDTLEKQTGSPMAGAPANGSHTPDKPKNASEHRKSSKPIMEKRRRARINESLGQLKTLILDALKKDSSRHSKLEKADILEMTVKHLRNLQRVQMSAAALSPDATVLSKYRAGFNECMNEVTRFLSTSEGVNVEVRSRLLTHLSGCMGQMMAINYSQQAPSQQAHIAQPLHVQLPSTLPINPGAGMAPKLSPAEAASPKVFGGFQLVPASDGQFAFLIPNPAFAAATAPVIPLYANAGLPVAVNGPPVPTAASPVHGMTSFSGGSQAVSPVGVSPGPDSGEAVWRPW; from the exons ATGCCATCTGACACCTTGGAGAAGCAGACGGGATCCCCCATGGCTGGTGCCCCTGCAAACGGGTCACACACGCCGGACAAACCCAAAAACGCTAGCGAGCATAGAAAG TCATCTAAGCCCATCATGGAAAAAAGGCGAAGAGCAAGAATAAACGAAAGTCTCGGCCAACTCAAGACGCTCATCCTGGACGCACTAAAGAAGGAT AGCTCCAGACACTCCAAGTTGGAGAAGGCGGACATCCTGGAAATGACAGTGAAACACTTGAGGAACCTGCAGCGCGTGCAGATGAGTG CAGCCGCGCTCTCCCCTGACGCCACCGTGCTGAGCAAATACAGGGCCGGATTCAACGAGTGCATGAACGAAGTCACGCGCTTCTTATCCACTTCGGAGGGGGTGAATGTGGAGGTGCGCTCGAGGCTTCTCACTCACCTGTCCGGCTGCATGGGTCAGATGATGGCCATCAACTACTCGCAGCAGGCCCCGTCTCAGCAAGCTCACATCGCCCAGCCCCTGCACGTCCAACTGCCCTCTACCTTGCCCATCAACCCCGGCGCTGGCATGGCCCCCAAACTCAGCCCAGCTGAGGCCGCTTCACCCAAGGTGTTCGGCGGCTTCCAGCTCGTGCCGGCATCTGATGGACAATTTGCTTTCTTGATCCCCAACCCAGCTTTCGCGGCAGCCACGGCCCCGGTGATCCCCCTGTACGCAAACGCGGGGCTGCCGGTGGCTGTCAACGGACCCCCGGTGCCCACCGCCGCATCCCCGGTCCACGGCATGACCTCCTTCTCCGGGGGATCTCAAGCAGTCAGCCCGGTGGGAGTGAGCCCTGGTCCCGACAGCGGCGAGGCCGTGTGGCGACCGTGGTAG